From the genome of Arthrobacter sp. SLBN-122:
CGGGCCATGGCGCGGCGCGGATCCGCAACCTGCTGACTGCCAAGCAAATGCTCGGCGACGATGAACAGTACGCCGTGGCCATGTCCCTGATGCTCCGGCACCTGGGCATCCCCTCCCGCGTGGTGATGGGCTTCTACCCGGAGCCCACCAGCCCGGAGAACGGTGCCGGCCAGGTGAAGATCACCGGAAAGGACGTCCACGCCTGGGTGGAGGTGGCGTTCGAGCGGGTGGGCTGGGTCAGCTTCGATCCCACCCCGCCCAAGGACAACATCCCCATCCCGCCGGACCCGGAAAGCAAGTCCAAACCCAAGCCGCAGGTGCTGCAGCCGCCGCCCCCGCCGCAGGAGCCGGCGGACCTGCCGCCGGACTCTTCACCGGACGCCCTGGACGCGGACCAGAAGAAAAACAACCCGTGGCTGTTCTGGGGCGCACTCCTGGGCGCGCTGGGCGTTGCGGCGATCCCGCTGGTGATCCTGGCCCTCCCGCTATTGCTGATCGCCTTGCTGAAGGCACGACGGCGGAAGTCGCGTTTCCGCGATGGCCACCCCGCCCGGCGTGTGGGCGGCGGATGGAACGAGGTGGTAAGCCTCGCGACCGACCTGGGCGCCGCCGTCGACACCCGCTCGACACGGCGCGAAAGCGCCGCCGTCCTGGCCGAAGCGTTCCCTGCCACCCAGGGGACCACCTCCCTGCTGGCCCGCCGGGCGGACGCCTCGATCTTCGGTGCCGGCGAGCCCACCGAGGAGGACGTTCGCGAGTACTGGACCATCGTTGACGGGTCGCTCAAGGAAATGACCTCCGGCATGGGCTTCTGGCGCCGGCAGCAGGCACGGTTCTCGCCGCGCTCGCTGCTGGCCGACGCCCGGACCGCCATGAACTCCGGCAAGGGCCCCGGCCTGCGCGGCGGCCGGCAGCCACTGCCTGCGGTTTCCGCGTTCGTTGCCGCCCGGCGGCGTCGTGCCTCCGGAAGTGCTGACGCGCCTCCGGCCCGGGAAGGACGCAGCCAGGAAGGCCCCGGCCGGCAGTGACTTCCGACGACGAACGCTGCCCGCGCTGCCAACAGCCCATCCGGGCGGGGGCCACCTTTTGCCCCGCCTGCGCGGCGCCGCTGCCCAACCGGGCGGCACGCCGCCCCCGCACCCCCGACCTGCCCGCGGACCGCGGAAGGAGTGCTGCGGGCGAGGCGCGCCCCGCGCATGGGCCCGGGAATCCCGGTACTATCCCGGTAGTAGAAATGCCCCCGGCAGGTCGGCCGGCGGGTACCGCATTTACGGGCACCGCGCAGGCGGGCACCTTGCACACGGGGACTGCGCCGGACAGGACCGGCGGATTCACACGGGTGCAGGCCGCTCCAGGGGGAGGAACGGGAATGGCAGTGAACCTTCAGCTTGTTCCGGCTGCCGCGGGCAAGCGGCTCGGCGCTGCCGTCATTGACTGGCTGCCGGGGGTGGCGGTGCTGGTGGTGGCGTTTGCCATCGGATTTGCCGGGATCACCCGGACCAGGAGCGGGGGCTTCATTGTCTACGACACCTCATCGCTGGTCCTCTTTGGCGGCATCGGCCTTGGCCTGACCCTGGCCTACCTGTCCGTGGTGCTCGGCCTGGAGGCCCGCACCGGCAAAACCCCCGGCAATCTGCTCATGGGGATCCGCAGCGCGGACCAGGACGGCTATGCGCCCGGCGCCGGTGCCGTCTTCCTGCGCGGCCTCATCACCGGGGCAGGCATCCTGCTGGCCGTGCTGGCTGCTGTGCTGGTGGTGGTCTTCAAGTGGTTCGACGCCGCCCTGTTCATCCTTGGCCCACTGCTGCTGGTAGGTGCTGCGTGGGCCGTGCTGGTGGTCGTTTCCAACCGCTGGGACAAGAACGGCGGGCTGCGCGGCTGGAATGACGCCGCCGCCAGGACCCTGGTGTTCGACGTCAAGGCCGGCCGCGACCCCATCACTACCGGCGGCATCCAGGGCCCCTACAGCTTCGCGCCGCTGGACCTTCCGCCCGTGCAGCAGGTGCTGTCCCCGGTGGCCGGGGCCACCGCAGCCCAGTCTCCGGCACCCCAGCCCTCCGCACCGCCAGCACCTTCGCCGTCGGCCACGATGCCGTCACAGACCATGCCCTACACCGCGCCGGCCTCCTTTGCGCCGACGGCACCCGCGCAAGCTGCCGGCCAAGGGATGATGCCCTGTTTCGCGCACGGTTTTGCATCGACAGGTTCAGCCGGACACCGGGTTCCTCCCCAGCACGTGGACGACGACGTCGAACGCACCCAGGTGCGGCCCGGAACAAGCGGCCCCGCCCCTGTCGCCGTCCTCCGTATCCGCCTGGACGACGGCCGCGACTTCCAGCTGGACCGCAGCGTCCTGGTGGGCCGCAACCCGGTGGGGCAGGCCGGGGAACAGCACGCACAGCTGCTGGCCGTGGACGATCCCGGGCGCTCCATCTCCAAGACGCACCTGCACCTGCTCACCGACGGCGCAGGTGTTTGGGTGACGGACCGGCAGTCAACCAACGGAAGCGCCGTCACCACCCCGGACGGCCTGCGCACCCCACTGGTGCCGGGCGTCCCCACGTTTGTTAACCCGGGATCCAGCGTGCATTTTGGAGACCGTACCTTTTACCTAGGACAGGCATGAACCAGCACCCCGCCAGTGTTTCCTCCACCATCCAGCCGGGGCCGGGACCCAGCCTCAGCTACGGCTACGGGACGGACAGGGGACTCCGCCGGGAACTGAACGAAGATTCCTACATCGCGGCCGACCCCGTCTTCGCCGTTGCTGACGGCATGGGGGGCCACGAAGCCGGCGAAATCGCCAGC
Proteins encoded in this window:
- a CDS encoding RDD family protein — encoded protein: MAVNLQLVPAAAGKRLGAAVIDWLPGVAVLVVAFAIGFAGITRTRSGGFIVYDTSSLVLFGGIGLGLTLAYLSVVLGLEARTGKTPGNLLMGIRSADQDGYAPGAGAVFLRGLITGAGILLAVLAAVLVVVFKWFDAALFILGPLLLVGAAWAVLVVVSNRWDKNGGLRGWNDAAARTLVFDVKAGRDPITTGGIQGPYSFAPLDLPPVQQVLSPVAGATAAQSPAPQPSAPPAPSPSATMPSQTMPYTAPASFAPTAPAQAAGQGMMPCFAHGFASTGSAGHRVPPQHVDDDVERTQVRPGTSGPAPVAVLRIRLDDGRDFQLDRSVLVGRNPVGQAGEQHAQLLAVDDPGRSISKTHLHLLTDGAGVWVTDRQSTNGSAVTTPDGLRTPLVPGVPTFVNPGSSVHFGDRTFYLGQA